A single window of Candidatus Rhabdochlamydia oedothoracis DNA harbors:
- a CDS encoding DUF4339 domain-containing protein produces the protein MTLLFYITISLFWGWITALFAQKKGLNPRNWYIAGILFCALAFIAVLFQRKKNLKIPNPVHKPELIPIDPPQRENLWYYLDEKGQQFGPISFQALTIAWKNKKIQGESYVWNEDLENWKKFKEVLKITTPKI, from the coding sequence ATGACCTTACTATTTTATATTACAATTAGTCTTTTTTGGGGATGGATCACAGCACTCTTTGCACAAAAAAAGGGGCTAAATCCAAGAAATTGGTATATTGCAGGGATTCTTTTTTGTGCTTTGGCCTTTATTGCGGTGCTTTTTCAGCGTAAAAAAAATCTTAAAATTCCAAATCCTGTACATAAACCAGAGTTAATCCCTATTGATCCGCCACAACGGGAAAATCTCTGGTATTATCTAGATGAAAAAGGGCAGCAGTTTGGACCCATTAGCTTTCAAGCCTTAACTATCGCCTGGAAAAATAAAAAGATACAGGGAGAATCCTATGTATGGAATGAAGACTTAGAAAATTGGAAGAAATTTAAAGAAGTACTAAAAATAACTACGCCTAAGATTTAA
- a CDS encoding Asp23/Gls24 family envelope stress response protein, whose translation MHNQLKDIDSKELDLPETVFVRDVESKVFQSIVWHCLTKVKDIEPLEGNLFDSLLGREILEGVKGIHVEQDQKKHSVNIRVELNISYGISIPEKAEEIHMKLLEDITKLTGLHVGSIHIIFKNLIMPKLKKEQKLEDLLQERVKTAKPAADSDYYDESF comes from the coding sequence ATGCATAATCAATTAAAAGATATTGATAGTAAAGAATTAGATTTACCAGAAACAGTCTTTGTTCGCGATGTGGAGAGTAAAGTATTTCAATCAATTGTATGGCATTGTTTAACCAAGGTTAAAGATATAGAACCTTTGGAAGGAAATCTTTTTGACAGTCTTTTGGGTCGAGAGATCTTAGAAGGTGTAAAAGGAATCCATGTTGAGCAAGATCAAAAAAAACATTCAGTGAATATTCGAGTTGAGCTCAATATTTCCTACGGGATTTCTATTCCGGAGAAAGCTGAAGAAATTCATATGAAACTTCTAGAGGATATCACTAAATTAACCGGGCTACACGTAGGATCGATACATATTATCTTTAAAAATTTAATTATGCCTAAGTTGAAAAAAGAACAAAAATTAGAAGATCTTTTGCAAGAGAGAGTAAAAACGGCAAAGCCAGCTGCCGATTCTGATTACTATGATGAGAGTTTTTAA
- a CDS encoding helix-turn-helix domain-containing protein, with protein MPKGYHHLTYDQRCQIYILQARGDTASSIATILKVHHSTISRELKRNKGQRGYRHQQAQEKAFLRKNSQPNKKMTPQIVTRIEEKIKLQ; from the coding sequence TTGCCTAAAGGCTACCATCACCTAACCTATGACCAAAGATGTCAGATTTATATTTTACAAGCTAGAGGAGATACAGCTAGCTCAATAGCAACCATTCTAAAAGTTCATCATAGCACTATTAGTAGGGAACTTAAGAGAAATAAAGGGCAACGAGGATACCGTCATCAGCAAGCTCAAGAAAAAGCATTTCTTAGAAAAAATTCTCAGCCCAATAAAAAAATGACTCCTCAAATAGTTACCCGTATTGAAGAAAAAATCAAGTTGCAATAA
- the uvrC gene encoding excinuclease ABC subunit UvrC: protein MVFDPKQLDVFPMQSGVYLMKDKADRVIYVGKAKLLKNRLKQYFSLNDTRAMIPLLIAQIAHIDTIVVFSEKEALLLENTLIKQHKPKFNVLLKDDKTFISLSINVDHPWPMLRLIRYKGTIKDKGLYFGPYTSAIAAREIYELLNKLFRLRQCSDNELKKRTRPCLLYEMNRCLAPCVGLCTKEQYDQQVQKVIYFLKGKNQDILPELYAQMQQASDHLQFEKAASLLKTIRHLEHVLQSSTASYHIESTDAIGIYRQADEVILFLLFLRQGKLTGSMHYAFSNVIEDDDELLTSFILQHYQNNKNPPQEILTPIQPSLALTEILKSTCKIQLLFPKKGEKRILLKLAQENAKSTFKQEKDEKLLKEKMLLDLQDTLQLNRYPKRIECFDTSHLAGSDSVASVIAFTDGVKDTKYTRLYKIKTQHTGDDYTSMQETLFRHLSRAKAADDLPDLIILDGGKGHLTIALEVFKKLDIASIDLIALAKEASRHDKGMSQEKVYLPYIHDPILLNPRSFLLQLLQKIRDESHRKTITFHQKRRKKRLISSALDNIPGIGPIKKKRLLTHFGSIERIKKASIQDLLQIKGITQSDVNALQKGLS, encoded by the coding sequence ATGGTTTTTGATCCTAAACAACTTGATGTGTTTCCTATGCAATCTGGGGTCTATCTGATGAAAGACAAAGCAGACAGGGTAATCTATGTTGGAAAAGCTAAATTACTTAAAAACCGTTTAAAACAATATTTCTCTCTTAACGATACCAGAGCCATGATTCCGCTTTTAATCGCGCAAATCGCACACATTGATACGATTGTAGTTTTTTCCGAAAAAGAAGCTCTTCTTTTAGAAAATACTTTGATTAAACAACACAAGCCTAAATTTAATGTACTGCTCAAAGATGATAAAACCTTTATCAGTCTATCCATCAATGTAGATCATCCATGGCCCATGCTGCGCCTTATACGTTATAAAGGGACTATAAAAGATAAAGGCCTTTATTTTGGACCTTATACAAGCGCTATTGCAGCAAGAGAAATCTACGAATTATTAAATAAATTATTCCGCTTGCGTCAATGTTCAGATAATGAGCTTAAAAAACGCACTAGACCTTGTTTGCTTTATGAAATGAATCGCTGTCTTGCTCCTTGCGTTGGTTTATGCACTAAAGAGCAATATGATCAGCAAGTACAAAAAGTGATCTATTTTCTAAAAGGAAAAAATCAAGATATCCTTCCTGAGCTCTACGCACAAATGCAACAAGCTTCTGATCATCTGCAATTTGAAAAGGCTGCTTCTCTACTTAAAACCATTCGCCACCTCGAACATGTTTTACAATCCTCTACTGCTAGCTATCATATAGAATCTACCGATGCTATAGGAATCTACCGCCAAGCAGATGAAGTCATCCTGTTTCTCCTGTTTTTGCGCCAAGGAAAATTAACTGGATCTATGCATTATGCATTTTCTAATGTTATTGAAGATGACGATGAATTGCTGACCTCTTTCATTCTGCAGCACTATCAAAACAATAAAAATCCTCCACAAGAAATCCTAACTCCCATTCAACCCTCTTTGGCTTTGACAGAAATTCTCAAAAGCACCTGTAAAATCCAATTGCTCTTTCCTAAAAAGGGAGAAAAACGAATTTTGTTAAAATTAGCACAAGAAAATGCTAAAAGCACTTTTAAACAGGAAAAAGATGAAAAACTCCTTAAGGAAAAAATGTTGCTTGATCTGCAAGACACCCTGCAGCTCAATCGCTATCCTAAAAGAATTGAGTGTTTTGACACCTCTCACTTAGCAGGTAGTGATTCGGTAGCATCTGTGATCGCTTTTACAGATGGGGTTAAAGATACCAAATATACAAGACTTTATAAAATCAAAACCCAGCATACAGGAGATGACTACACCTCCATGCAAGAAACTCTTTTTCGCCATCTATCCCGTGCTAAAGCAGCAGATGACCTTCCTGACTTAATCATCCTTGATGGAGGGAAAGGACACTTAACCATAGCACTTGAAGTGTTTAAGAAACTCGACATAGCTTCCATAGATCTAATCGCACTAGCTAAAGAAGCCTCTCGTCATGATAAAGGCATGAGTCAAGAAAAAGTCTATCTTCCTTATATTCACGACCCCATATTACTCAACCCCCGATCCTTTTTGTTACAGCTCTTACAAAAAATCCGTGATGAGAGTCACCGTAAGACAATTACCTTTCATCAAAAGAGACGCAAGAAAAGACTCATTTCTAGTGCATTAGATAACATCCCTGGCATTGGCCCTATCAAAAAAAAACGACTTCTTACCCATTTTGGCAGTATAGAAAGAATCAAAAAAGCCTCTATCCAAGATCTTCTGCAAATTAAAGGGATTACCCAATCTGATGTAAATGCCTTACAAAAGGGATTAAGTTAA
- the mutS gene encoding DNA mismatch repair protein MutS, which translates to MKEEKPSSMMAQWHHCKKQAGNALLLFRLGDFYEAFENDAVLLSKQLDITLTKRQDIPMAGIPFHASDAYIDKLVAKGYRIAIAEQLEDPQSIKGIIKREVVKIITPGTIVHSNLLSAKSNNFLCCFIQINEAFGLAVLDVTTSEFRAMEFEDKKQLFDELSRIQPKELLLPQKWITQHPDFLEEIDRQFKPAIHVKEAWHFEHKHACNVLLRHFKVSSLDSFGLTGMVAAINAAGAILHYVQDELNLPIQHIKSIKKEHSSSYMLLDRTTQKHLELFQSIQDIHSSHTLLQVIDYTLTPMGGRLLKYWLAHPLLDLTEIQQRQEGIEEFLSKWQLSEQIFEHLKEIRDLERLIMRIETDYATPRDLGVFRLSLEQISPIFHILESYFTSQFITKNKTNLKDVSNLVQLLQKAIIDTPPLKLKEAEIFRSGFSEELDRLQSIKQDSHNWIAQHQTQLRQETQIKNLKVGYTKAFGFFIELSRGKTEKIPSSFQRRQTLVNAERFTTLELKEYEHKILHIEERICALEYALFTQLKKQIAEHASSIYLIARAIAEIDVICSLAQAAKFHKYIKPTVNSSDLFHIEEGRHPVIETVMKKELFIPNDVLLNATSHRLHLITGPNMAGKSTFIRQVALIAILAQMGSFVPAKSCTIGIIDKVFSRIGASDDLARGLSTFMVEMTETANILNNTTDRSLVILDEIGRGTSTYDGISIAWAVAEYLLTQPGKQAKTLFATHFWELTELEQKIPGAVNYSVSAHESENKIVFLHKVIRGSTDKSYGIHVARLAGLPYFVVKRAQQMLKGLEQTSIKTTKPKAEKQLCLFMNSEIENKPDILGELKEIDPNNLTPLAALQKLIDWKERTK; encoded by the coding sequence ATGAAAGAAGAAAAACCCTCTTCCATGATGGCTCAATGGCATCATTGTAAAAAACAAGCAGGAAATGCTTTATTGCTATTTCGTTTAGGGGATTTTTATGAGGCCTTTGAAAATGATGCTGTGCTCTTATCAAAGCAATTGGATATAACACTAACTAAAAGACAAGATATTCCCATGGCAGGAATTCCTTTTCATGCAAGCGATGCTTATATTGATAAGCTTGTTGCAAAAGGGTATCGCATTGCTATTGCCGAACAATTAGAGGATCCGCAATCCATTAAAGGAATCATAAAACGAGAAGTCGTTAAGATCATTACTCCAGGAACAATTGTTCACTCTAATCTACTATCTGCAAAGTCCAACAATTTTCTCTGTTGTTTTATACAAATTAATGAAGCCTTTGGTCTTGCTGTACTCGATGTTACAACTTCTGAGTTTCGCGCTATGGAATTCGAAGATAAAAAGCAGCTATTTGATGAACTAAGCCGTATCCAACCCAAAGAGCTTTTGCTACCCCAAAAATGGATAACGCAACATCCTGATTTCCTTGAAGAAATAGACCGTCAATTTAAACCAGCTATTCATGTAAAAGAAGCGTGGCATTTTGAACACAAACATGCTTGTAATGTGCTTTTGCGACATTTTAAAGTGAGTAGTTTAGATAGTTTTGGATTAACAGGTATGGTTGCTGCCATTAATGCAGCTGGCGCTATTTTACATTACGTGCAAGATGAATTAAATCTTCCGATTCAACATATTAAGAGCATAAAAAAAGAACACTCTTCCTCTTATATGTTACTAGATCGAACCACTCAAAAACATCTAGAGCTTTTTCAGTCGATTCAAGATATTCATTCCTCTCATACCTTGCTGCAAGTTATTGATTACACCTTAACTCCCATGGGTGGACGCCTGCTCAAATACTGGCTTGCACATCCTTTATTGGATCTGACTGAAATACAGCAAAGACAAGAGGGTATTGAGGAATTTTTATCCAAATGGCAGCTCAGCGAACAGATCTTTGAGCATTTAAAAGAAATTCGCGATTTAGAGCGTCTGATTATGCGAATTGAAACCGATTATGCAACCCCGCGCGATTTGGGGGTTTTCCGCCTTTCTTTAGAACAAATCTCACCTATTTTCCATATTTTGGAAAGTTATTTTACTAGTCAATTCATTACTAAAAATAAAACAAATTTAAAAGATGTTTCAAATCTTGTGCAACTATTGCAAAAAGCGATTATAGATACCCCCCCTTTAAAATTGAAAGAAGCCGAAATATTTCGCTCAGGATTTTCAGAAGAGCTTGATCGCTTACAATCCATCAAACAAGACTCGCATAATTGGATTGCTCAACATCAAACACAATTAAGGCAAGAAACGCAAATCAAAAATCTCAAAGTAGGATATACAAAAGCCTTTGGCTTTTTTATTGAATTAAGCCGTGGAAAAACAGAAAAGATTCCCTCCTCTTTTCAAAGAAGACAAACCTTAGTGAATGCAGAACGCTTTACAACCCTAGAATTAAAAGAATATGAACATAAAATTCTACATATAGAAGAACGTATTTGTGCCTTAGAATATGCTTTATTTACGCAATTAAAAAAACAAATTGCAGAACACGCTTCTTCGATTTATCTCATTGCACGCGCCATTGCTGAAATCGATGTGATTTGTTCGTTGGCACAGGCAGCTAAATTTCACAAATATATAAAGCCTACTGTCAATTCCAGCGATCTATTTCATATTGAAGAAGGGCGTCATCCAGTAATTGAAACCGTTATGAAAAAAGAACTATTTATACCCAATGATGTTCTTTTAAATGCCACAAGTCATCGATTGCATTTAATTACAGGTCCCAATATGGCAGGTAAGTCCACATTTATCCGCCAGGTGGCATTAATTGCCATCCTTGCACAAATGGGCAGTTTTGTTCCTGCTAAGAGCTGTACCATAGGTATTATCGATAAGGTTTTTAGTCGGATTGGAGCCAGTGATGACTTAGCAAGAGGCCTTTCGACTTTTATGGTGGAAATGACAGAAACCGCAAATATTCTCAACAATACAACAGATCGCTCTTTGGTGATTTTGGATGAAATTGGTCGAGGAACTAGTACATATGACGGAATTTCTATCGCATGGGCTGTTGCAGAATACCTCTTAACTCAACCAGGCAAACAAGCCAAAACCTTATTTGCTACGCATTTCTGGGAGTTAACCGAATTAGAGCAAAAGATTCCTGGAGCTGTAAATTATAGCGTCTCTGCCCATGAGTCTGAAAATAAAATCGTATTTTTGCATAAAGTCATAAGAGGAAGTACGGATAAAAGCTATGGCATTCACGTGGCTCGTTTAGCAGGATTGCCCTACTTTGTGGTTAAGCGCGCACAACAGATGTTAAAAGGCCTAGAACAAACCTCTATAAAAACGACTAAACCCAAAGCAGAAAAACAGCTCTGTCTTTTTATGAATTCAGAGATAGAAAATAAACCAGATATTTTAGGAGAATTGAAGGAAATCGATCCAAATAATCTCACTCCTTTAGCTGCTCTACAAAAACTTATCGATTGGAAAGAGAGAACAAAATAA
- the dnaG gene encoding DNA primase has product MPLFTTSSLEMLRHKIDLFEVLSAHLTFQRSGSTYKTLCPFHEERTPSFIMQKGSAHYHCFGCGAHGDAISFLMTHVRMSFTEAVESLAERFQVHLEKEEEKGNTKTPNKIALKTALASASELYHYLLLYTEEGIEALNYLYERGIPLQFIRRFQIGYAPQHYSLLIQYLQTCGIEEDIMLQAGLIKVSGEKKRDFFSERITFPILDSLGAVIGFSARKYKQSTFGGKYINSPETILFKKSRVLFGLSYCRIRIAKQQTAILVEGQIDALRLIDTGFDYVVAAQGTAFGEEHVKELLQLGIKKIYLALDADEAGQAATQKIGDLFQKNGIDTRVVALEKEKDPDLLLREKGPSFFAYLLETSSDYLNFLFFYLAKDHDLQVPSQKNQVVNQIVDQINNWQQPVLIHESLKKLAEIAQVPEASVGMDQICMPDLFISRQESIRLQEVDGDRILELDLLRWLLMGSSQYPEIIHIAKANLKQNHFRVPSAWKLYVSLSEHQSSCFDLLAIGSSLNDSEEQKLLSELLQRKINLNKTKEGFLEVLHKILLRDWMQKREQIRIEIQSVTHSEEETLQLARQFDILKNQVPEVFIPKI; this is encoded by the coding sequence ATGCCTTTATTTACTACAAGCAGTTTGGAAATGCTCCGTCATAAAATTGATTTATTCGAAGTATTGTCAGCTCACCTTACTTTTCAAAGAAGTGGATCTACTTATAAAACACTATGTCCTTTTCATGAGGAAAGAACGCCTTCTTTTATCATGCAAAAAGGCAGTGCTCATTACCATTGCTTTGGATGTGGAGCTCATGGAGACGCTATTTCTTTTTTAATGACCCATGTAAGGATGTCATTTACCGAAGCGGTAGAAAGTCTTGCGGAGCGTTTTCAAGTGCATTTAGAGAAGGAAGAGGAAAAAGGAAATACAAAAACCCCTAATAAAATTGCATTAAAAACGGCCTTGGCTTCTGCAAGCGAGTTATATCATTATTTATTATTATATACAGAAGAAGGAATAGAAGCTCTTAACTATTTATATGAAAGAGGGATACCTTTGCAGTTTATTCGTCGTTTTCAAATAGGGTATGCACCGCAACACTATAGTTTATTGATCCAGTATTTACAGACATGTGGCATTGAAGAGGACATCATGCTACAAGCTGGTCTAATCAAAGTATCTGGAGAAAAAAAACGAGATTTTTTTAGCGAGAGAATTACTTTCCCTATTCTAGATTCTTTGGGAGCTGTGATTGGTTTTTCCGCCCGTAAATATAAACAAAGTACATTTGGAGGGAAGTACATCAATTCCCCAGAAACCATCTTATTTAAAAAATCTCGTGTGCTATTTGGATTGAGTTATTGCCGTATAAGAATTGCAAAGCAACAAACCGCAATCCTCGTAGAAGGACAAATTGATGCTTTGCGATTAATTGATACAGGTTTTGATTATGTGGTTGCAGCTCAAGGCACAGCTTTTGGAGAAGAGCATGTTAAGGAACTGCTGCAGCTTGGTATTAAGAAAATCTATCTGGCTTTAGATGCCGATGAAGCAGGTCAAGCCGCAACGCAAAAAATAGGGGACCTATTTCAAAAAAATGGGATTGATACCCGAGTGGTTGCTTTAGAAAAAGAAAAGGATCCCGATTTATTGCTTAGGGAAAAAGGACCTAGCTTTTTTGCTTATCTTTTAGAGACTAGTTCAGATTATTTAAATTTCTTATTTTTTTATTTAGCAAAAGATCATGATCTGCAAGTTCCTTCACAAAAAAATCAAGTAGTCAATCAAATAGTAGATCAAATTAACAATTGGCAGCAACCAGTGCTAATACATGAGAGTTTAAAAAAACTCGCTGAAATTGCGCAGGTACCAGAGGCTAGTGTTGGAATGGATCAGATCTGTATGCCGGATCTATTTATTTCTAGACAAGAATCGATACGTTTACAAGAGGTAGATGGGGATCGCATTTTAGAGCTTGATTTATTGCGTTGGTTATTAATGGGATCTTCTCAATACCCAGAGATCATCCATATTGCCAAAGCTAATTTAAAGCAGAATCATTTTCGAGTGCCAAGTGCTTGGAAACTTTATGTATCCTTATCAGAGCATCAATCGAGCTGCTTTGATCTTTTAGCAATTGGCAGTAGCTTAAATGATTCTGAAGAGCAAAAACTTTTATCTGAGCTTTTACAACGTAAAATCAACTTAAATAAAACAAAAGAAGGTTTTCTAGAAGTTTTGCATAAAATTCTCCTAAGAGATTGGATGCAAAAAAGAGAACAAATCAGAATAGAGATTCAATCAGTTACGCATTCTGAAGAAGAAACGCTCCAACTAGCTCGTCAGTTTGATATTCTTAAAAATCAGGTTCCAGAAGTGTTCATTCCTAAAATTTGA
- a CDS encoding dipeptidase: MHLPIFDLHNDLLSFLVEQENRSFLDPLSRCSYLQMKQGGIKTQVLAIFTKKALNSIDLAQKQSEKLQWLCKEHPSYFSPISQKASPTAISTIAAFEGASGFANEEEPLTMSLQRLASYQSRIGPLLYIGITWNEENRFGGGSDTSIGLKPDGIHLLEWLDNRKIAIDLSHASDALACDILTKIDQNNWRIPLIASHCNFRKVHFATRNLPDELVHEIIHRKGLIGLNFFAPFVHQEEPNGLIQHVEYALTLNAKEALCFGADFFCDRDASNLQAKYPGQSFYHAPYDTAECYPILLEKLAVKLELPVLQSIAYENARTFLDTQILGMNTSGT; the protein is encoded by the coding sequence ATGCATTTACCCATTTTTGACTTACATAACGATTTACTTTCTTTCCTGGTCGAGCAAGAAAATAGATCTTTCTTAGATCCCCTTTCTCGTTGTTCTTATTTGCAAATGAAACAAGGAGGTATAAAAACCCAGGTACTTGCCATTTTTACAAAAAAAGCGCTAAATAGCATTGATTTAGCTCAAAAACAAAGCGAAAAACTACAGTGGCTATGCAAAGAGCATCCCTCCTATTTTTCTCCTATTTCCCAGAAAGCTTCACCAACAGCCATATCCACAATTGCAGCTTTTGAAGGAGCCTCTGGATTTGCAAATGAAGAAGAACCTCTTACTATGAGTTTGCAAAGACTGGCCAGTTATCAAAGTAGAATCGGTCCTCTTCTTTACATTGGTATTACTTGGAATGAAGAAAATCGCTTTGGAGGAGGCTCTGATACTTCTATCGGTCTAAAACCCGATGGGATTCATTTACTAGAATGGCTAGACAACCGTAAAATTGCCATTGATTTAAGTCATGCTTCTGATGCTTTAGCTTGTGATATTTTAACCAAAATTGATCAAAATAATTGGCGTATCCCCCTCATTGCCAGCCATTGTAATTTTCGCAAAGTTCACTTTGCTACTCGTAATCTTCCCGATGAGCTGGTACATGAGATCATTCATAGAAAGGGTCTTATCGGATTGAACTTTTTTGCTCCTTTTGTTCACCAAGAAGAACCTAATGGCTTAATCCAACATGTAGAATATGCGCTTACACTTAATGCAAAAGAAGCTCTTTGCTTTGGTGCTGATTTTTTCTGTGATAGAGATGCCTCTAATCTACAAGCTAAATACCCAGGGCAATCTTTTTATCACGCTCCCTATGATACAGCTGAGTGCTATCCTATTTTATTGGAAAAGCTAGCAGTAAAGTTAGAATTACCTGTTTTGCAATCTATTGCTTACGAAAATGCTAGAACTTTTTTAGATACTCAAATTTTAGGAATGAACACTTCTGGAACCTGA